In Tripterygium wilfordii isolate XIE 37 chromosome 15, ASM1340144v1, whole genome shotgun sequence, one DNA window encodes the following:
- the LOC120016454 gene encoding probably inactive leucine-rich repeat receptor-like protein kinase At5g48380: MALYNAQIFITPFIYILVCWLLLGCITLSFCHETDILCLKSIKESIKDPLNSFSGSWIFDNITEGFICRFNGVECWQLDENVVLNIRLSNMSLQGEFPRGIDKCTSLTGLDLSGNEFYGSIPSDIDKMLPYGTSLDLSSNNFSGEIPSSIANMTHLNIVLLNNNRLEGQIPPQITSLSRLKSFSVANNLLSGPLPNFVVDVTFSYENNKGLCGEPLSRCRRSLMSFKSGFVIGYSVSVVSFIVVFVSYFMPWLDVKKGNRKITIKEMILLMMRKEKRRRKATLEMKSATSSESSNEISKWEKFVPRMSFIELSNATDNFSQNSIIGVGKQGTVYKATLPNGWFIALKRFHDPQRYDEDFKSELQMLGQLRHNNLVPLLGFSVESNERLLVYKYMSNGNLYDWLHSGEGEAKSALEWPLRFKIAIGLARGLAWLHHNNSSVHLVNLQLNSKSVLLDHNFEPKISNFRSAVEMQTSEPDSTSSSMLIWELDFMKCDVHGFGIMILELITGKDGISVGTKYDDCDNQLSSNSFDACDAIDRSLIGKGFDAEISQSMKVAYDCVQPVLHQKPTMLEVYNKLMAVREEHGPTYDSEITAANVELERV, from the exons ATGGCTCTTTATAATGCGCAGATCTTTATTACTCCATTTATATACATTctggtctgttggctgcttcTAGGCTGCATCACTCTGAGTTTTTGTCATGAAACTGATATTCTTTGCTTAAAATCTATTAAAGAATCCATCAAAGACCCTTTGAATTCCTTTAGTGGCTCCTGGATCTTTGACAACATAACAGAAGGGTTCATCTGCAGATTTAATGGGGTGGAGTGCTGGCAGTTGGATGAGAATGTGGTCCTTAATATCAGACTTTCAAACATGAGCCTTCAGGGCGAGTTTCCTCGCGGAATTGACAAGTGCACAAGCTTAACAGGTTTAGACCTTTCAGGGAATGAGTTCTATGGATCAATTCCATCTGATATTGATAAAATGCTACCCTATGGCACATCCCTCGATCTCTCCTCAAACAATTTCTCTGGAGAAATTCCATCTAGTATTGCTAATATGACGCATCTCAACATCGTTCTACTCAACAACAACCGGCTAGAAGGTCAAATCCCGCCTCAAATTACCTCGCTTTCCCGACTCAAATCCTTCAGTGTAGCTAACAATCTGTTGTCAGGGCCTTTGCCTAACTTTGTCGTCGATGTAACGTTTTCCTATGAAAACAACAAAGGCCTCTGTGGGGAACCTCTGAGTCGTTGCAGACGATCACTCATGTCATTCAAGAGTGGATTTGTCATTGGTTACTCAGTTTCTGTAGTTTCCTTTATAGTAGTTTTTGTTTCCTATTTTATGCCTTGGTTGGATGTGAAGAAGGGAAATCGGAAGATAACAATCAAAGAGATGATCCTATTGATGATGAGGAaggaaaaaaggagaagaaaagctaCTCTGGAGATGAAATCAGCAACTTCTTCTGAGTCGAGCAATGAG ATTTCTAAGTGGGAGAAATTCGTTCCCAGGATGAGTTTTATTGAGCTGAGCAATGCAACTGACAATTTTAGCCAAAACAGTATAATCGGGGTTGGAAAACAGGGTACAGTGTACAAAGCGACCCTCCCAAATGGTTGGTTTATTGCGCTCAAGAGATTTCATGACCCTCAACGCTACGATGAAGATTTTAAATCTGAGCTGCAGATGCTTGGtcaattgagacataacaacTTGGTTCCACTGTTGGGATTCTCTGTAGAATCAAACGAAAGACTTTTGGTGTACAAGTATATGTCAAATGGAAATCTTTACGATTGGCTACATTCGGGAGAAGGTGAGGCAAAGAGTGCTCTGGAGTGGCCTTTAAGGTTTAAAATTGCAATTGGATTAGCAAGAGGCTTGGCTTGGCTCCACCACAACAACAGCAGTGTCCATCTAGTCAATCTCCAACTAAACTCCAAGTCTGTTCTACTTGATCATAATTTTGAGCCGAAGATATCGAATTTCAGAAGTGCAGTGGAGATGCAAACGAGCGAACCCGATTCAACCTCAAGTTCTATGCTGATCTGGGAACTGGATTTTATGAAGTGCGATGTCCATGGCTTTGGAATTATGATTCTTGAGCTGATTACAGGCAAAGATGGGATATCTGTTGGGACTAAATATGATGACTGTGATAATCAACTGTCAAGTAACTCTTTCGATGCCTGTGATGCCATTGATAGGTCTCTGATTGGTAAGGGATTTGATGCAGAGATTTCTCAGTCTATGAAAGTTGCGTATGACTGCGTTCAGCCCGTCCTACATCAAAAGCCAACAATGCTTGAAGTTTATAACAAGTTGATGGCTGTCCGGGAGGAACATGGCCCGACATATGATTCTGAGATCACTGCCGCTAATGTTGAATTGGAAAGAGTCTAG